The Rothia sp. SD9660Na DNA segment CCCCGGTCTAGCTCGGTAAAAGGAGAGTATTTAGAAGAAAGCGCAGACATGCTCATTTACATCAGTCTAGAGGTCGGAAGAAAGAGCACCTAATATGACAGAGGTCTATAGAGAGACAACAGGTTGCGACACTGTGGCGAAGACAGCAACGGGTCAGCGAATTCTTAGATGTAAGATGAAGGCATGTGTGGAATCGTAGGATACGTAAGTCTCGGCACTGCCGCAGACGGTAAGAAATTTGACCATACCGCATACGATGTGGTTCTCGAAGGTCTGCGCCGCCAGGAATACCGCGGCTATGACTCAGCCGGTGTTGCCCTGATTGGTGATAGCGGCATCGAATTCCGTAAGAAGTCAGGCAAGCTTGTTAACCTCGAAGCTGAAGTAGAAGCCAACCCGCTGCCTGCTACCACTATCGGTATTGGTCACACCCGCTGGGCTACCCACGGTGGCCCCACCGATAACAATGCTCACCCCCACGTTGTCGACAACGGCCGCTTGGCAGTTGTGCACAACGGCATCATCGAAAACTTCGCAGAGCTGCGTGCAGAACTCGTCGAAGAGGGCTGTGAGTTCAAGTCACAGACAGACACCGAAATCGCAGCTAACCTGATTGCCTCCATCTACAACAAGCTGGAGAGCAAGGACCTCACTGAAGCCGTCCGCAAGGCATCAAACCGCCTTGAAGGTGCCTTCACCATCCTGGTCACTCACGTTGACCACCCCGATCGTGTTGTAGCAGCCCGTCGCAACTCCCCCCTGGTTATTGGTCTGGGCGAAAACGAAAACTTTCTGGGTTCAGACGTTTCTGGCTTCATTGACTACACCAAGAAGGCAGTCGAAATGGGCCAGGATCAGATCGTTACCATCACCGGTAGCGACTACTCCATCATCGACTTCGAAGGTTTCCCCGCCAACGGCAAGGAATTCACCATCGAGTGGGACGCTGCTGCTGTTGAAAAGGGTGGCTTCGACTCCTTCATGGAGAAGGAAATCCACGAGCAGCCCGCAGCCGTGCGCGATACCCTGCTGGGCCGTCTGGACGAAAAGGGTAACCTGACCCTTGACGAACTTAAGATTGACGATGCTACCCTGCGCTCCGTCAACAAGATCATCGTCGTAGCCTGCGGTACCGCAGCCTACGCCGGCCAGGTAGCCCGTTACGCCATCGAGCACTGGTGCCGCATCCCCACCGAGGTGGAGCTGGCCCATGAATTCCGCTATCGTGACCCCATTGTTGATGAGAAGACCCTGGTTGTAGCCCTCTCCCAGTCCGGCGAAACCATGGACACCCTCATGGCAGTGCGCCACGCCCAGGAACAGGGCGCCAAGGTCATTTCTATTTGTAACACCAACGGCTCAACCCTGCCCCGTGAATCCGATGCAGCTCTCTACACCCACGCGGGCCCCGAGATTGCAGTTGCATCTACCAAGGCCTTCCTCTCACAGATTGCTGCTGCCTACCTGCTTGGCCTCTACCTGGCCCAGCTGCGTGGCAACATGTACAAGGATGAAATCCGTACCATCCTTGAAGAACTGCAGAAGATGCCCGAAAAGATTCAAGCTGTCATCAACAATGAGCAGCAGGTCAAGGACCTCGGTACCTCCATGAAGGACGCCAAGTCCGTGCTCTTCCTGGGCCGCCACGTTGGCTTCCCCGTAGCCATGGAAGGTGCCCTGAAGCTCAAGGAAATCGCCTACCTACACGCCGAAGGCTTCGCAGCGGGCGAGCTCAAGCACGGCCCCATCGCCCTTGTCGAAGAAGGCCAGCCTATCTTCGTCATCGTCCCCTCACCCAACGGTCGCGACTCCCTGCACTCCAAGGTTGTTTCTAATATTCAGGAAGTCCGCGCTCGCGGTGCAGTGACCATCGTTATTGCAGAAGAGGGCGATACCGCTGTTGAGGAACATGCAGATCACATCATCCGCATCCCCGCCTCACCCAGCCTGCTCCAGCCCCTGCTGTCCACCGTGCCCCTGCAGATTTTTGCATGCTCAGTGGCTCACGCTAAGGGCTACGACGTTGACCAGCCTCGTAACCTGGCTAAGTCAGTAACTGTCGAGTAAATCTCTCTGCATAACAGAGATAGGAACCCCGTACCCGGTAGGGTGCGGGGTTCGCTCTTTAAACTGATAGGCAGGGCCGTAGAATAGGCAGAAGAAAGACAGAGCTAGCAGGAGCGATAAGGAGACGCCATGATTATTGGTACCGGTACTGACGTAGTCAATATAGATCGGTTCGCTGAACTCTTAGAAGGTACCCCAACCCTACACGAGCGGCTCTTTGTTCCGGGGGAGCGGGGCCTGCCCGTCCGCTCCCTCGCTGCCCGTTTTGCGGCTAAGGAGGCCGCTGCTAAGGCCCTGCGGGCCCCTGCTGGTTTGAACTGGCAGGATTGCTGGGTAGAGAAGGAGGTGGACGGAGCGCCCTACCTGGTAGCAAAGGGGACGGTAGCTCGGCGAGCTGCTGGACTAGGGATTAACCGATGGCATCTGACGATGAGCCATGATGAACCTATAGCTACCGCAACCGTTGTGGCAGAGCACCTGAGCGACAGTGATTTGCTGACCCTGCTGCGTTTAGATCCCTCTGCTCGGGGGCTGCTGTTAGCTCACCCGGTAGAAGAGGGGAACTAGAGTGGCTAGAACTAAAGAATTGACGCACGGGGACGTCCAACAATATATTACTTCCCCCACTTCTTCCTCCCATAAGTACACCCGCGGGGTGTTAGGCCTGCTGACCGGGAGCGATACCTACCCGGGTGCTGCCCTCATGTCGGCCCGGGCTGCCGTCAATACCGGGGTTGGCATGGTGCGGTTTGCTGGAACATCGTCCCTCAACTTCCAGGTGCAGCTGACCGTACCTGAGGCTGTATGTAGTGTTGGGGAAGTCGAGAAGCTGCATGTTGATGCCTGGGCTCTCGGCTCAGGTATCGCCGGAGAACCACGAGAAGCTGAGGCCCTGGCCGTCCTTGCAGGAGGGCAACCGGCCGTTATTGACGCAGGGGCGATTTCTCTAGCGGCCCGGCTGGTGGCTGATGGGCTAGAGCTGACGGCACACCATATTCTGACGCCTCATACCGGCGAGCTGGTCGATGCCCTGACCTGGATTTTTGCCTTGGCGCCGTCCACGCTCTATGCCGTGGACCCCGAGCTGACTGAGCCACCCAGCCGGGAGCAGGTCGAAGCTGACCCGTACCGCTTTACCCGCCTACTGGCACAGGCAACGGGGGCAACTGTTC contains these protein-coding regions:
- the glmS gene encoding glutamine--fructose-6-phosphate transaminase (isomerizing), giving the protein MCGIVGYVSLGTAADGKKFDHTAYDVVLEGLRRQEYRGYDSAGVALIGDSGIEFRKKSGKLVNLEAEVEANPLPATTIGIGHTRWATHGGPTDNNAHPHVVDNGRLAVVHNGIIENFAELRAELVEEGCEFKSQTDTEIAANLIASIYNKLESKDLTEAVRKASNRLEGAFTILVTHVDHPDRVVAARRNSPLVIGLGENENFLGSDVSGFIDYTKKAVEMGQDQIVTITGSDYSIIDFEGFPANGKEFTIEWDAAAVEKGGFDSFMEKEIHEQPAAVRDTLLGRLDEKGNLTLDELKIDDATLRSVNKIIVVACGTAAYAGQVARYAIEHWCRIPTEVELAHEFRYRDPIVDEKTLVVALSQSGETMDTLMAVRHAQEQGAKVISICNTNGSTLPRESDAALYTHAGPEIAVASTKAFLSQIAAAYLLGLYLAQLRGNMYKDEIRTILEELQKMPEKIQAVINNEQQVKDLGTSMKDAKSVLFLGRHVGFPVAMEGALKLKEIAYLHAEGFAAGELKHGPIALVEEGQPIFVIVPSPNGRDSLHSKVVSNIQEVRARGAVTIVIAEEGDTAVEEHADHIIRIPASPSLLQPLLSTVPLQIFACSVAHAKGYDVDQPRNLAKSVTVE
- a CDS encoding ADP/ATP-dependent (S)-NAD(P)H-hydrate dehydratase; protein product: MARTKELTHGDVQQYITSPTSSSHKYTRGVLGLLTGSDTYPGAALMSARAAVNTGVGMVRFAGTSSLNFQVQLTVPEAVCSVGEVEKLHVDAWALGSGIAGEPREAEALAVLAGGQPAVIDAGAISLAARLVADGLELTAHHILTPHTGELVDALTWIFALAPSTLYAVDPELTEPPSREQVEADPYRFTRLLAQATGATVLLKGGTSILAAPTGELFESTGENHWLATAGSGDTLTGILGSLLARYQAEESKPGALSTDYARLAGAAVRVHQLAAGLVHGAGRSGPTPPTLVAQKIPEAVAIFLER
- a CDS encoding holo-ACP synthase — its product is MIIGTGTDVVNIDRFAELLEGTPTLHERLFVPGERGLPVRSLAARFAAKEAAAKALRAPAGLNWQDCWVEKEVDGAPYLVAKGTVARRAAGLGINRWHLTMSHDEPIATATVVAEHLSDSDLLTLLRLDPSARGLLLAHPVEEGN